The sequence below is a genomic window from Lolium perenne isolate Kyuss_39 chromosome 4, Kyuss_2.0, whole genome shotgun sequence.
cctaccgcccccactagcaccgctatcgcctccctctcgccccgctctcgcctccaacgcgggctataggcgggcggtaccgcccccTACCGCCGGGCGGTGGAACCACCGCCCGCCGCTAGCGTCTCGCCCGCCTGTCGCCTCGCTATCGCCCCGTCGCGGGCGGTATCGCCCCACCTAacgcccgcgttggcaccagcctaaggaGGCCTTGGAGCCGTTTTCGATGGTGACACGGGTGGCGGCATTAAAGAGGTCAATGTCGGAGGCGTCATTGGGTGTTTCAGAACCCACCCACGGCTTCTCAGGAGCTGTCCACTCGTACCACAGCCAGCGTAGCCTCAGTGCCCGAGAAAACTTCTCCAAGTCCAAGATTCCCAAACCGCCAAGCTCCTTGGGGCGACAGACCTTTTGCCAGTAAACCTTACATTTCCCCCCGCTAACCGCCTCCTTGCAGGCCCAGAGCATTCCGCGACTGATCTTCGCAAAGGCCTTGAGAATTCTTTTGTCAGCTTTAAGAGCCGTCAAAAGGAAGATCGGCATGGAAGAGAGGACTGACTTCACCAGGGCAGTGCAACCCGCACGGTTCAGGAACTTGCCCTTCCACGGGTTTAGCCGAGCCACCGCCTTGTCGATGTAAGGTTGAAGATCGAGAGGTCTAAGTCTTCCAAGCGAGAGGGGCAACCCCAAGTATTTTATGGGAAACGAGACAGTAGCCCCAGGTTGATGCTGATCTAGTGTCGACTTGCTAAAATGTTGTCACGGATGAGCGTGGCTGCGGCCTGAAAGGGACCGTGAGATTATATTTTTGTCCAGGGTCAAATTAAAACTTCCGTTCAAGTCCCACACGCATGGCCGCATTCGTCAGCTACTGGCCTTTCAAACCTGGTCGACAAATGGCAAGATGCCCCAAGCATATTCTCCTGCTTAGATACATCGCAAACTTTACTGCGATCGTCGAATGCAAAAGTTTCTTCAAAGGTTGCATGTCATGTATAGTACTCCCTCCtgcccaaaatagtttgcatatgAAGTTTGGTCAAAGTCAAAATTTGTAGAGTTTTTTTTACGAATAGAACACTGGCATTAAAAGAAATATCAAACAGTACAAAGCAGCTCAAAAATAACGTGTATATTAATAAAAATATAACATATACAATGAAAAATTGTTTTCTTAAattatcatgaaatatatttttatattatatgtaaatggTATAGCGCATCTTCGCAATATTATCTATATTCTTGGTCAAATTTTGCAAAATTTAACTTACACATAAAATTATGTGCATCATAATATGGGTAGGAGGGAGTAGTGCCGCAACCACCCCCGCTGTCAGATTTGGACAACGGAGGAAGCAAGCTGATTTCACACGAGGTGCCAAATTTGGTTCACATGTGACGCCGTCATTATGTTATTCGGAATTACTTGGGAACAATCAACTGTTCTTTTTTAGGAGCAGCTTTCTATAGTTTTTATGAAATCACTCTTCTCTATAGAATTCTCTCCAACTGCACATGTACAACGGCTATTTTTGCAATGTAAAACTGCATTTATTTCAGCGTTTTCTTGTAGTAGTTCGATTTACTTTTATGTTTGATTTAAAATCATACGATTTTCTTTATTTTGACGCGCGTCTACACTTTTAGCCTACACTGGTTGCACTTTCAAAAATGTGCAGCTGCCGTTTTTTATAATGTGCAACCGCGCACATTTTATTTCAATCTGCAAAATGGACTACTCTGTTAGTTTTCAGTCAATCGGTATGTTTTGAAAAAATTGTGTAAGCCATCAAACACTTTGTTTTTACATCCATCTAGAGGATATCATGTAATTTTGCACTTACACGACGTTTAGATCCAGCCGCTTGTTCATTTGCTACTTGAAGTCCCGTTTGCGTGAAAACACATAATAGGGAATTCTAATCATACTAGGTTAGTTTCTCTAACATGTTACATATACAAGAAAATCACGTCGTTATTGGTCCGTAGAACCCTAGCCACCACGTCTAGATCCATCCAATCTCGCTCCCCTCTATCACCAGCCACCAATCTGCTACCGTGGGGGCTGAGGAGAGAGAATTTGTGCCTCTCATCCAATGGAGGAATGAAATTTCTTTCGTTTGATTTTGGTGTCCCGATGACATCGCTCGGATGGTGTGGCGGTGTTATCTCAAATAAAAACTGTCCACCTTCAATCATGTCTTAACGAAGCTTGGTTTCACGCCACCGAGGAGCTCGGGAGTTTTTTTTCCCTTGCCACTCTCCATGTACAATGGTTGGTGCTAGTTGTCGGCGTGCCTATATACGGGTGTCGTTGGCGACATCATGATGCTCATCAACCCCTTCTTTCGATCCTTTGCGAGCAAGATCGTTATCCTGGTTTGGTGATAGTAGTGTGATTGTCCGCCTAGATCAATGTGGCATGTTAATATGCTTGGTGAGACTGTCAATGTCCTTTGTACGCAACATTATGCTATCAGAGTGGTTACAAGAGGTAGTAtcttctactccctccgttccattctatagtgcctatagttttttggcacggaaattagcgcaagagtattttttacataaGACCCCCTGGCttaacgatttgagatcagaGTAAAATGAGGGAAATCGATAACTTCCTAAATTAACATAACAAATCTCACAAATCTCTCTggttgactctccatatatgtgcagccaggttctactattaaggaaagaaaaacaatgCTTCCTAAATCTAATGAAACGTTGGGGTCATGCATTATTTTCCTTTTGTATGAATTTTTTTCATGCATGTCGTGTGGGAGCAGACCGGTAGagagggtaattgaaaaaaagccaagctacaaccttatattctgaaacaaatgccaaaaatctataggcattataaaaatggttttgctatgtctcagtcaactgagattttcttaagtcgaaGTCATTTATAAAAATgtgctttgagttgcacttttctgttaaaaaagtgcaattgcacttttctgttagaaatgtgcaactgaaccgagttgcacttttctttgaactgtagttgcatttttctgagttgactgagacttaagaaaatctcagtgaaCTGAGACATAGTCATACCCTtataaaaaggaacggagggagtatatgtctTTGCACTTGCCTCAAGGATGAAATTTTTGATGTTCTCGATTGGCTGCAAGAGCTATGAGACGGAATGGCTGCTGCTTCAGCAAGAATTTTGAGACTTGATGCTCTTTATATTTTCCTTTGATGTAGGTTTTTTCTGGGTTAGTAGGTTCACTTACCTCATAATTAGGTTGCAAATTTTGTTCTCTCTTTATCTAACTAATATTTATGGAGTATAAACTtgattttttattaaaaaaaataaGCTGCGTGGAAACAGCGATGTTGATGCCATTTTTTCTTTGTTTGGGACTCAGACTTAAGAAATAATCAAAGTAGGTTGATGCTGATATGAGTATATACTAGTACTACACCTACACGTAGAATATTATGTGAAGTACAAAGTGATATGGTGGTCCTTTCATCTGAAGAAAAGGGCGGGCCGGGCACACGAGCAGTCGACGGCCGTGCCAAGTTGCATGCCCCGGCCCCTTGCAGCATTAACAACTGGACTAGTATTGTACTCCTACTGCTAATGATAATAATTAATTAATCACAAAGTGGAGAGCGATCACGACGATGGAAAGCAACAGGATAGGGCAAGAGGGCGATAGAGAAATGGGCATCCAGGGCGAGCACAACCTCATCGCAACCAACTTGCTTTACTATACTTGCCTCTCTCCCTATTGGCCTATTGTATAAAGAAGAAATCTTTCGATTTAATCGCATCCGATCAACCCAGCTAGCTGATCTATatataagactagtcacaatgcatagtatcatatagaagtatcatgcgtatgatatAACTACATGTTACTAcatccacaatgcatagtatcatgtactagtatcataatcttcttacattaattgatttgtagaatctcaatgcaaatctaTGTACAAGATGTATTTGACATTAAATTTTCTAgtactacgtgctatgatacagtatctacctatgatactacaatcatctctctcatctttaattacactgccacatcagctttttgcatgcatgagatgcatgatactacctatgatactcccattgtgggtagtctaatCAATCATCCCCTCTtgctttagttttttttttgtacGGAACCTCCACAGAAAGCGAGGAACTCCCGCATTGCATTATAAGAGGGAAAGGTATAATTACCTTAACATGGTGAAATGGAATTTACTATGATCATGACCAATGCGTGTATGTAGATTAGTCCGCTTGGGAGAACCGATCAAAGAAGCAACAACCTCTTGCTGCAAGTTGCCCAATTTGCTCTGGAAAATTAAAGAGCTTTAGGGAAACCCAATGAAGTGGAGGAGGAGTACAATCGGACAGATGAAACAACAGCCTCCAAGGACGCAAGTTGGCCAATTTGGTCCGGAATTAAACCTCTTTGGAGGAGCACACAGCCAATTAACAAACGCAAGTGTAGATTGGAAAACGCAAGTGGGGGATGCATATGTGCAGCATGAAAGCTAGGTATAGGGCAAGTTGGCTCACGTTCTAAAGAAAGAACCAAGTTGCTTGTACCTCACCCCGCGTATTATATATCGATCCCGTCTACCCTCTTTTCTTCAACCCCTACCACCATCGAAAGAAATTCCACCGGCCGGACGCAGGAGGAAGAAAAAGACGGCGACTACGAGCGATATCGCCAAGAATCAGCTCAACAACATGCCGTGCATCCCGGTGTCCAGCCCCAGCatccagcaccagcaccaccaccaccgggtcCTCGGAAGCGTCGGCGCCGGCATGGGTTgcggggcggaggcggcggtggccGCTGCAACGACGACTGGGATGATGTGCGGGGCGCACCACGACGAGGTGCCGGCGGAGGTGGCGCGGCACCACGAGCACGCGGAGCCCGGGTCCGGCCAGTGCTGCTCCGCGGTGGTGCAGCACGTTGCCGCCCCCGCGGCCGCGGTGTGGTCCGTGGTGCGGCGGTTCGACCAGCCGCAGGCGTACAAGCGGTTCGTGCGCAGCTGCGCGCTGgtggcgggcgacggcggcgtgGGCACGCTCCGGGAGGTGCACGTCGTGTCGGGCCTCCCCGCGGCGTCCAGCCGCGAGCGGCTGGAGATCCTGGACGACGAGAGCCACGTGCTGAGCTTCCGCGTCGTCGGCGGCGAGCACCGGCTCAAGAACTACCTTTCCGTCACCACCGTCCACCCGTCCCCCGCCGCCCCATCCAGTGCCACCGTCGTAGTCGAGTCCTACGTCGTGGACGTGCCGGCGGGCAACACCATCGAGGACACCCGCGTCttcatcgacaccatcgtcaAGTGCAACCTCCAGTCGCTGGCCAAGACCGCAGAGAAGCTCGCCGCCGCGTCGTGAGACCTCCTCCGCCACACCCTGGATGTGATCGATCGATTCCTTCTTTTCGGGGCGGGTTGGATGGATGTGTGTCTCTTCGGCGCGTGAGCATTTCTTTCCCCTCTTGGGTTGTTATTTTTTCTTCACATTTGAGTGgcccttcttttttcttcttcttctctcgttGTTGTGAGATGCATGCATGCTCCTTCCTCCCTTGTGCACAGATTcaagaatgataaaccatcatTGGTAGACCTCAAATTCACTAAATGTTCAAGTTGTTCTGTATATATACATGGTATAGATCAATAGTACTCATTGGATTGGATTGGATGTTCATTGATCTGTCAAGTTTATACTCAGTGTGTCCTTGAGCATTAGCTAAGCAAGAACGAACAATACATGAAGCTTTTCAGGCTTATCATCATGGTAGATCGAACTTGATCGCAGGACAACAAAGAATGATGATGAGAACTCGACCGATCCATGGTTAGTTTGTGTGTGTCCTAGTTGGTTGTCAGATGACCAAATTTATTGCCTGATACATATAGAAATATTAATCTAGCTGGCATGCCATCAAAATACAATGGTCGACCGATCGATCACCGGCCCGTTGCTTGCTCACTTCGATCTTATGATCGATCCGCAGAGCTGTCATGCGCCGGCAGATGCCTTGAAATAGATTAAACTAAGCACCGGCTGCAACAAACACCGTCCAAGTCTCTAGCTTTGCATCAGAGATACTCACACATGGCCAATTAACCATGATAATCTCTCACTCCCGTACGACAAAATATAGCCATTGGATTGCCAAAACAACAAGGCCGTGCGCGTAATCTCATCGGTGGAGAAGAGAACAAATTAACCCACTGTACATGTGATCGTATGACGGCGACTTAATCGGTTTGTCTGCTTCGGCGAAAGGATTGGGAGGACTTTTCTGAGATGAAAATATATTTCGGGGGTGCCCAGCGCGAAGCTGCGAGGAGGCAGCCAGGCCAGCCCACTTGCGAGCACCATGACGACGCCAACTTGTGTGTGTTAATCAATCACGTCCCTCTCTTCTGTCTCTCCAGGGTCGACTAGCTAGCGCAGTAACCCTAGCAGTTTACCatttgatccctctgatttagaCGGATATGATGCCTCCTCCCTGTGCTGATCCCTCTCGTACGTTCGTTCGTCCAACAACTTGCGCTGCATCGACCAG
It includes:
- the LOC127295758 gene encoding abscisic acid receptor PYL4-like; translation: MPCIPVSSPSIQHQHHHHRVLGSVGAGMGCGAEAAVAAATTTGMMCGAHHDEVPAEVARHHEHAEPGSGQCCSAVVQHVAAPAAAVWSVVRRFDQPQAYKRFVRSCALVAGDGGVGTLREVHVVSGLPAASSRERLEILDDESHVLSFRVVGGEHRLKNYLSVTTVHPSPAAPSSATVVVESYVVDVPAGNTIEDTRVFIDTIVKCNLQSLAKTAEKLAAAS